In Paractinoplanes brasiliensis, the following proteins share a genomic window:
- a CDS encoding type I polyketide synthase, with amino-acid sequence MTRIAIVGIACRYPDATSPKELWENAVAGRRAFRRLPDVRMRLEDYWDADRSAPDKFYARNAAVIEGYEFDRIAYKVAGSTYRGTDLTHWLALDVAAMALADAGFPMAERLPRERTGVIVGNTLTGEFSRANQLRLRWPFVRRMVAAALKEQDWNDDQLADFLDTFEATFKSPFPAVDEDTLAGGLSNTIAGRICNHFDLKGGGYTVDGACSSSLLSVATACKGLLDGELDVAIAGGVDLSIDPFEIIGFAKTGALATGEMRLYDRNSNGFWPGEGCGMVVLMREDDAVAAGHRIYASIAGWGISSDGKGGMTRPELAGYRLALRRAYERAGFGIETVPLFEGHGTGTQVGDATELTALATARGEAARPGARPAAVGSIKAMIGHTKAAAGVAGLIKAAMAVHHEVLPPTIGCVDPHEVLAAEDAPLRPLRKAEAWPADEAVRAGVTAMGFGGINTHIVLENTRPRRRARLDTRTGDLASSLQDAELLLVDALSAGELRERLTRLTDFVAGVAYAELSDLAGTLHRELRDLPWRAAVVASSPEQAERRLRRLGEALDAGQTAVFDPDGGSFLGSATGPGRVAFLFPGQGSGRGTSGGALRRRFAEAEEVYQRAGLPSSGDMVATQTAQPRIVTGSLAGLQVLAGIGIDAHAAVGHSLGEIAALHWAGAVDEDALLRIAGIRGRTMAEHSTSGTMAGLGGSAEQVEALGLDPAVVIAGYNGPHQTVVAGDLESVRQACDQAKEAGMTATMLAVSHAFHSPLVAPAADAFAERLGAEAFGEVRRRVHSTVTGEVLDPDTDVQELLRRQITAPVRFAQAVEQAAKDVDLFIEVGPGRVLSGLAGQIAAVPAVSLNTDDESIGSLLGVVAAAFVAASTSVDAALFHGRLLRPLQVGAEFSFFANPCEQAPSLTLAAKPATRPETPAERAGDGEGALDLLRRLAADRAELPPDLVAAESRMLDDLHLSSITVGQIVNQVAQAMNIPPAQAPTNFATATVRELAEALQAQAGTGLSSDTAAAPVVTGAADWARAWRIDLDELPRPAPAPAAGNGPWRLYADAGDSLAARLAAALETARAGAGVLVAVPPSGDLSGALDGVKEAVTGDGRRSLVLLQRGAVGAGLAKTAHLEAPALRTTVLRVPDGWDDVETLVAEVAATTGFSEVHYDPAGARRVPTLRPMSVDPAAPAPPLGPSDVLLVTGGGKGITAECALAMAQDSGAALAVLGRSDPDGDPELAANLRRIAAAGVTVRYARADVTRPEQVRAAVGALAAELGEVTAVLHGAGRNEPKALTSVTTDDLRATAEPKVDGLRHVLDVVGPGLRLLVTLGSIIGRAGLRGEAHYSVANERLAELTARVGADNPDCRAICLEWSVWSGVGMGERLAVVEALSRDGITPVTPDQGIRILRRLLADTRTPGVVVISGRTEGIHTVRYDEPELPLLRFTERPLVRYHGVELVTEVELSAGTDLYLADHHLDGNMLFPAVFGMEAMAQVSAAVTGRAEPPVIENAEFLRPIVVPPGGSTTIRVAATVVADDAVEVAIHSAETGFAVEHFRARCRYPVQPAPDAPFGTVADGQPEVAVDPAADLYGDVLFQGARFQRVRRYHRAAARDVDAELAAAPGTAWFSAYLPQTLLLGDPGIRDALMHGTQVCVPDATLLPAGVTRIHPAGARLGGEGRFRYRAVERRQDGDAYVYDVVLCTPDGTVIERWDGLRLHAVRKKDGRGPWVVPLLGAYLTRAAAEVAGMRVEVAVEQSGEPAADYLAWRRARTSRVIARALGRPSVITYRPDGRPETPGASISAGHGAGVTIGVAGDGPVGCDVEVVERREPDTWAGLLGRHAGLADIVVTMLGEEAGTASTRVWTAIESLRKAGQSDRTPLVLLPDARPGWVTFSSGELRVATFATTVRGVEKPVVFALLADAQPGTR; translated from the coding sequence ATGACCAGGATCGCCATCGTCGGCATCGCGTGCCGTTACCCGGACGCGACCTCGCCCAAGGAGTTGTGGGAGAACGCCGTGGCCGGTCGGCGCGCGTTCCGCCGCCTGCCCGACGTACGGATGCGCCTCGAGGACTACTGGGACGCGGATCGCAGCGCGCCGGACAAGTTCTACGCGCGCAACGCCGCCGTCATCGAGGGTTACGAGTTCGACCGGATCGCGTACAAGGTGGCCGGGAGCACCTATCGGGGCACCGATCTCACCCACTGGCTGGCGCTCGACGTGGCGGCCATGGCGCTGGCCGACGCCGGCTTCCCGATGGCCGAGCGGCTGCCGCGCGAACGTACCGGTGTCATCGTCGGCAACACGCTGACCGGCGAGTTCTCCCGGGCCAACCAGCTCCGGCTGCGCTGGCCCTTCGTCCGGCGGATGGTCGCGGCCGCGCTCAAGGAACAGGACTGGAACGACGACCAGCTGGCCGATTTCCTCGACACCTTCGAGGCCACCTTCAAGAGCCCGTTCCCCGCGGTCGACGAGGACACGCTGGCGGGCGGCCTGTCCAACACCATCGCCGGGCGCATCTGCAACCACTTCGACCTCAAGGGCGGCGGTTACACAGTGGACGGCGCCTGCTCGTCCTCGCTGTTGTCGGTCGCGACCGCCTGCAAGGGGCTGCTCGACGGGGAGCTGGACGTGGCCATCGCCGGCGGCGTCGACCTCTCCATCGACCCCTTCGAGATCATCGGTTTCGCCAAGACCGGAGCGCTCGCAACCGGCGAGATGCGCCTGTACGACCGCAACTCCAACGGTTTCTGGCCCGGCGAGGGCTGCGGCATGGTCGTGCTGATGCGTGAGGACGACGCCGTCGCCGCCGGGCACCGGATCTACGCCTCGATCGCCGGCTGGGGCATCTCGTCGGACGGCAAGGGCGGCATGACCCGGCCGGAGCTGGCCGGCTACCGCCTCGCGCTGCGACGGGCGTACGAGCGTGCCGGTTTCGGCATCGAGACCGTCCCGCTCTTCGAGGGGCACGGCACCGGCACGCAGGTCGGTGACGCCACCGAGCTGACCGCGCTCGCGACCGCCCGCGGCGAGGCGGCCCGGCCGGGCGCACGACCCGCCGCCGTCGGATCGATCAAGGCGATGATCGGGCACACCAAGGCCGCCGCGGGCGTGGCCGGGCTGATCAAGGCGGCCATGGCCGTGCACCACGAGGTGCTGCCGCCGACGATCGGCTGCGTCGACCCGCACGAGGTGCTCGCCGCCGAGGACGCGCCGCTGCGCCCGCTGCGCAAGGCCGAGGCGTGGCCGGCGGACGAAGCCGTGCGGGCCGGCGTCACCGCGATGGGCTTCGGCGGCATCAACACGCACATCGTGCTCGAGAACACGCGGCCACGGCGCCGGGCCCGGCTGGACACCCGCACCGGCGACCTGGCCTCCTCGCTGCAGGACGCCGAACTGCTGCTGGTCGACGCCCTGTCGGCCGGCGAGCTGCGTGAGCGGCTGACCCGGCTCACCGATTTCGTGGCCGGTGTGGCGTACGCCGAGCTGTCCGACCTCGCCGGGACGCTGCACCGGGAGCTGCGTGACCTCCCGTGGCGCGCCGCCGTGGTGGCCTCCTCGCCCGAGCAGGCGGAGCGGCGGCTGCGCCGGCTCGGTGAGGCGCTGGACGCGGGACAGACCGCGGTGTTCGACCCCGACGGCGGCAGCTTCCTCGGCTCGGCCACCGGTCCCGGCCGGGTCGCGTTCCTCTTCCCCGGCCAGGGCTCCGGCCGTGGCACCAGCGGCGGAGCCCTGCGCCGCCGGTTCGCCGAGGCCGAGGAGGTGTACCAGCGGGCGGGCCTGCCCTCGTCCGGCGACATGGTCGCCACTCAGACCGCCCAGCCCCGCATCGTCACCGGCTCGCTCGCCGGTTTGCAGGTGCTCGCGGGCATCGGCATCGACGCCCACGCGGCGGTCGGGCACAGCCTGGGGGAGATCGCCGCCCTGCACTGGGCCGGCGCCGTCGACGAGGACGCGCTGCTGCGCATCGCCGGGATCCGGGGCCGCACGATGGCCGAGCACAGCACGTCGGGCACGATGGCCGGGCTGGGCGGCAGCGCCGAGCAGGTCGAGGCGTTGGGGCTGGACCCGGCGGTGGTGATCGCCGGATACAACGGACCGCACCAGACCGTCGTCGCCGGCGACCTCGAGTCGGTCCGGCAGGCGTGCGACCAGGCCAAGGAGGCGGGCATGACCGCCACCATGCTGGCGGTGTCGCACGCGTTCCACTCGCCGCTGGTGGCGCCGGCGGCCGACGCCTTCGCCGAGCGGCTCGGCGCGGAGGCGTTCGGCGAGGTGCGGCGGCGGGTCCACTCCACCGTGACCGGCGAGGTGCTCGACCCGGACACCGATGTCCAGGAGCTGCTGCGCCGCCAGATCACCGCCCCGGTCCGCTTCGCCCAGGCGGTGGAGCAGGCGGCCAAGGACGTCGATCTGTTCATCGAGGTCGGCCCGGGGCGGGTGCTGAGCGGGCTGGCGGGCCAGATCGCCGCCGTGCCCGCGGTCTCGCTCAACACCGACGACGAGTCGATCGGCAGCCTGCTCGGCGTGGTGGCGGCCGCGTTCGTCGCCGCGTCCACCAGCGTCGACGCCGCCCTGTTCCACGGACGTCTGCTGCGTCCCCTGCAGGTCGGCGCGGAGTTCTCGTTCTTCGCCAACCCGTGCGAACAGGCGCCGTCGCTGACGCTCGCTGCCAAGCCGGCCACCCGGCCCGAGACGCCCGCCGAGCGGGCCGGGGACGGCGAGGGCGCGCTGGACCTGTTGCGCCGGCTCGCGGCCGACCGGGCCGAGTTGCCGCCGGACCTGGTCGCCGCGGAGAGCCGGATGCTCGACGACCTGCACCTGAGCTCGATCACCGTCGGCCAGATCGTCAACCAGGTCGCGCAGGCGATGAACATCCCACCCGCGCAGGCCCCGACCAACTTCGCCACCGCGACGGTGCGTGAGCTGGCCGAGGCGCTGCAGGCGCAGGCCGGCACGGGGCTGAGCAGCGACACCGCGGCGGCGCCGGTCGTCACCGGCGCCGCCGACTGGGCCCGCGCCTGGCGGATCGACCTCGACGAACTGCCGCGGCCGGCCCCGGCGCCGGCCGCCGGGAACGGGCCCTGGCGGTTGTACGCCGACGCCGGCGACTCCCTGGCCGCCCGGCTGGCTGCCGCCCTCGAGACCGCTCGGGCCGGCGCCGGTGTCCTGGTGGCGGTCCCGCCGTCCGGGGACCTCAGCGGTGCCCTGGACGGCGTCAAGGAAGCGGTGACCGGCGACGGCCGGCGCTCGCTGGTGTTGTTGCAGCGCGGAGCGGTCGGGGCCGGACTGGCCAAGACCGCCCACCTCGAAGCGCCCGCCCTCCGGACGACCGTGCTCCGCGTCCCGGACGGCTGGGACGACGTGGAGACGCTGGTCGCCGAGGTCGCCGCCACCACCGGGTTCAGCGAGGTGCACTACGATCCGGCCGGCGCGCGGAGGGTGCCGACCCTGCGGCCGATGTCCGTCGACCCGGCCGCCCCGGCGCCGCCGCTCGGCCCGTCCGACGTGCTGCTGGTGACCGGCGGCGGCAAGGGGATCACGGCCGAGTGCGCGCTCGCGATGGCTCAGGACAGCGGTGCGGCCCTGGCCGTGCTGGGCCGCTCCGACCCGGACGGCGACCCCGAGCTGGCCGCCAACCTGCGCCGGATCGCCGCCGCCGGTGTCACCGTGCGCTACGCCCGCGCCGACGTCACCCGCCCCGAACAGGTGCGTGCCGCGGTCGGCGCCCTCGCCGCCGAGCTGGGTGAGGTGACGGCCGTGCTGCACGGGGCGGGCCGCAACGAGCCCAAGGCCCTGACCAGCGTGACGACGGACGACCTGCGCGCCACGGCCGAGCCCAAGGTGGACGGTCTGCGGCACGTGCTCGACGTGGTCGGCCCAGGGCTGCGGCTGCTCGTCACGCTGGGCAGCATCATCGGCCGGGCCGGCCTGCGCGGCGAGGCGCACTACTCGGTCGCCAACGAGCGGCTCGCCGAGCTGACCGCCCGGGTCGGCGCGGACAACCCGGACTGCCGGGCGATCTGCCTCGAGTGGTCGGTCTGGTCGGGCGTCGGCATGGGCGAGCGCCTGGCCGTCGTCGAGGCGCTTTCCCGCGACGGGATCACGCCGGTGACGCCCGACCAGGGCATCCGGATCCTCCGGCGGCTGCTCGCCGACACCCGCACGCCCGGCGTCGTGGTGATCAGCGGGCGCACCGAGGGCATCCACACGGTGCGCTACGACGAGCCGGAGCTGCCGCTGCTGCGCTTCACCGAACGGCCGCTGGTGCGCTACCACGGCGTCGAGCTGGTCACCGAGGTGGAGCTGAGCGCCGGCACCGACCTCTACCTCGCCGACCACCACCTCGACGGCAACATGCTGTTCCCGGCGGTCTTCGGCATGGAGGCGATGGCCCAGGTGAGCGCGGCCGTGACGGGCCGAGCCGAACCGCCGGTCATCGAGAACGCGGAGTTCCTGCGCCCGATCGTGGTGCCGCCCGGCGGCTCGACGACGATCCGGGTCGCGGCCACCGTGGTCGCGGACGACGCGGTCGAGGTCGCCATCCACAGCGCCGAGACCGGCTTCGCGGTGGAGCATTTCCGCGCCCGCTGCCGCTACCCGGTTCAGCCGGCGCCGGACGCGCCGTTCGGCACGGTCGCGGACGGCCAGCCCGAGGTGGCCGTCGACCCGGCGGCCGACCTGTACGGCGACGTGCTCTTCCAGGGCGCCCGGTTCCAGCGCGTACGCCGCTACCACCGGGCCGCCGCACGCGACGTCGACGCCGAGCTCGCCGCCGCGCCCGGAACCGCCTGGTTCAGCGCCTACCTTCCGCAGACGTTGCTGCTCGGCGACCCCGGCATCCGGGACGCGCTGATGCACGGAACCCAGGTGTGTGTGCCCGACGCGACGCTGCTGCCGGCCGGTGTCACCCGCATCCACCCGGCCGGCGCCCGGCTCGGCGGGGAAGGGCGGTTCCGTTACCGGGCGGTCGAGCGCCGGCAGGACGGCGACGCGTACGTCTACGACGTCGTCCTGTGCACGCCGGACGGCACGGTGATCGAGCGCTGGGACGGGCTGAGATTGCACGCCGTGCGCAAGAAGGACGGCCGCGGGCCGTGGGTCGTGCCGCTGCTCGGCGCGTACCTGACCCGGGCGGCGGCCGAGGTCGCGGGGATGCGGGTCGAGGTCGCCGTGGAGCAGAGCGGCGAGCCGGCCGCCGACTACCTGGCCTGGCGTCGCGCCCGCACCAGCCGGGTGATCGCACGAGCCCTGGGCCGCCCGTCCGTGATCACCTACCGTCCCGACGGGCGGCCGGAGACACCCGGGGCGTCGATCTCGGCCGGGCACGGGGCCGGCGTCACGATCGGGGTCGCCGGCGACGGCCCGGTGGGCTGCGACGTGGAGGTGGTCGAGCGGCGGGAGCCGGACACCTGGGCCGGGCTCCTCGGCCGGCACGCCGGGCTGGCCGACATCGTGGTCACGATGCTGGGCGAAGAGGCGGGCACGGCGTCGACACGGGTCTGGACGGCGATCGAGTCGTTGCGCAAGGCCGGGCAGTCCGACCGGACGCCGCTGGTGCTCCTGCCGGATGCCCGGCCGGGCTGGGTGACGTTCTCGTCCGGGGAGCTGCGGGTCGCCACGTTCGCCACGACCGTACGGGGTGTCGAGAAACCGGTGGTGTTCGCGCTGCTGGCCGACGCTCAGCCCGGGACCCGGTGA
- a CDS encoding flavin reductase family protein yields the protein MVVTGLPDRAGLRTTFGTFATGITVVTVGGARPHGMTANSFTTVSLDPALVLVCVGHDAIMHEALAENGRFGVSILASGQEEIARHFADNRRPLGSSQFDFVPWVPGPDSGAPLIDGAVAHYECELWRGYDGGDHTIFVGRLLSVRRCNEEDVLIYLRGRFRQLEQMPRDLVG from the coding sequence ATCGTCGTGACCGGACTGCCCGATCGCGCCGGCCTGCGCACCACCTTCGGCACGTTCGCCACCGGCATCACCGTGGTGACCGTCGGCGGCGCCCGCCCGCACGGGATGACGGCGAACTCGTTCACCACCGTGTCACTGGACCCGGCCCTCGTCCTGGTGTGTGTCGGCCACGACGCGATCATGCACGAGGCGCTGGCCGAGAACGGCCGGTTCGGGGTGTCGATCCTCGCGTCCGGCCAGGAGGAGATCGCCCGTCACTTCGCCGACAACCGGCGCCCCCTCGGCTCGTCACAGTTCGACTTCGTGCCGTGGGTGCCCGGCCCGGACAGCGGCGCCCCGCTCATCGACGGCGCGGTGGCCCACTACGAGTGCGAGCTGTGGCGTGGCTACGACGGCGGCGATCACACCATCTTCGTCGGCCGGCTGCTCTCCGTCCGGCGCTGCAACGAGGAGGACGTCCTGATCTACCTGCGCGGGCGTTTCCGTCAGCTGGAGCAGATGCCGCGGGACCTGGTCGGCTGA
- a CDS encoding LacI family DNA-binding transcriptional regulator, protein MSRKRPTVEDVAAAAGVSKAAVSRVLNNAPGASTETREHVRRVIARLGYKPDPVARALANGHGDLLDLVVVEDDQDRVGANPFYSRVITGVFRALEETGVQLRLRVVDEAGAAALPARLAGSGSLGVLLVNVPPRLAAEFPARGRPVVSMGRSAPGIASIVPENSGGAHAALRHLYATGRRRIAAVHGPRWSPCAADRRDGYQAAMSEAGLHGVSAHGPFRRETGYELTRLLLARDPRLDAVFVGCDLMATGVMQALAEAGRRIPHDVAVIGFDDGPIAACTVPPMSSVHQPVEQMAETAARAVIDRKPGRAWEQTFPTTLRVRASSG, encoded by the coding sequence ATGTCACGCAAAAGGCCCACGGTCGAGGACGTGGCGGCCGCGGCCGGGGTGTCCAAGGCGGCCGTGTCGCGAGTCCTCAACAACGCGCCCGGCGCCTCCACCGAGACCCGCGAGCACGTGCGCCGGGTGATCGCCCGCCTCGGCTACAAGCCCGACCCGGTCGCCCGCGCCCTGGCCAACGGGCACGGCGACCTGCTCGACCTGGTCGTCGTCGAGGACGACCAGGACCGGGTCGGGGCAAATCCGTTCTACAGCCGGGTCATCACCGGCGTCTTCCGGGCCCTCGAGGAAACCGGTGTCCAGCTCCGTCTGCGGGTGGTCGACGAGGCCGGCGCCGCCGCGCTGCCCGCACGCCTGGCCGGGTCCGGCAGCCTGGGCGTCCTGCTGGTCAACGTGCCGCCCCGGCTCGCCGCCGAGTTCCCGGCCCGGGGCCGGCCGGTCGTGTCGATGGGCCGCTCCGCGCCCGGGATCGCGTCGATCGTGCCCGAGAACAGCGGCGGCGCCCACGCCGCCCTGCGTCACCTCTACGCGACCGGCCGGCGCCGCATCGCCGCGGTGCACGGGCCGCGGTGGAGCCCGTGTGCGGCCGACCGGCGCGACGGCTATCAGGCCGCGATGAGCGAGGCCGGCCTGCACGGGGTCTCGGCGCACGGCCCCTTCCGCCGCGAGACCGGTTACGAGCTGACCCGTTTGCTGCTGGCCCGCGATCCTCGCCTGGACGCCGTCTTCGTCGGCTGTGACCTCATGGCGACCGGCGTCATGCAGGCCCTGGCCGAGGCGGGCCGCCGGATCCCGCACGACGTGGCGGTGATCGGCTTCGACGACGGCCCGATCGCGGCCTGCACCGTCCCGCCGATGTCGTCGGTGCACCAGCCGGTGGAGCAGATGGCCGAAACCGCCGCCCGGGCCGTGATCGACCGCAAGCCCGGCCGCGCGTGGGAGCAGACCTTCCCGACGACGTTGCGGGTCCGGGCCAGCTCAGGTTGA
- a CDS encoding MFS transporter — MTPVQPDRRRLRRGRIATSLAFVLFGTALGVWTARLPAVKEKLGLSDGRLTFVLLSFAAGCILGLALLGRLSDRLGSSRLLVVAALLEGALLAGAGFAPGLTGLCVVVFCFGAAHGTLNIAMNANAVEVQRAWGRPIMSSFHAIYSLGGFAGALIGGQFARHDVGLGPTFLIAGLGVLALAAWAGLWVLPSRAATAEPTAESVAAPPAGRSALVVFLGVLVLCTLVGEGAAADWSAVYLRDNLLSTPGFAAYGYAAFAIMMTAGRVFGDRLVMALGPVMLVRAGSVVAAAGLGAALLVHRPVAGVIGFGLLGLGLSGIAPQIFSAVGSRDPRRSGRDLSTVVSIGYLGFLLGPLLIGAAATVVSLPTALWIPVVLTLVVAAAAGVLRPATPDADPAAASSTGGRSPR, encoded by the coding sequence ATGACCCCGGTCCAGCCAGACCGTCGCCGGCTGCGACGTGGCCGGATCGCCACCTCGCTGGCCTTCGTGCTTTTCGGAACGGCGCTGGGCGTGTGGACGGCGCGCCTTCCGGCGGTCAAAGAGAAGCTCGGACTGAGCGACGGCCGATTGACTTTCGTATTGCTCTCGTTCGCCGCCGGTTGCATTCTCGGGCTCGCCTTGCTGGGCCGGTTGTCCGATCGTCTCGGCAGTTCACGCCTTCTCGTGGTCGCGGCGTTGCTCGAGGGCGCCCTGCTGGCCGGGGCCGGGTTCGCACCCGGGCTGACCGGGCTGTGCGTGGTCGTCTTCTGCTTCGGCGCCGCCCACGGCACGCTGAACATCGCCATGAACGCGAACGCGGTGGAGGTCCAACGCGCCTGGGGCCGGCCGATCATGTCCTCGTTCCATGCGATCTACAGCCTCGGCGGCTTCGCGGGCGCGCTCATCGGCGGCCAGTTCGCCCGGCACGACGTCGGCCTCGGCCCCACCTTTCTGATCGCCGGGCTGGGGGTGCTCGCCCTGGCCGCCTGGGCCGGGCTCTGGGTGCTGCCGTCGAGGGCGGCTACGGCCGAACCGACGGCGGAATCGGTCGCCGCTCCCCCGGCAGGCCGGTCGGCTCTGGTGGTGTTCCTCGGCGTGCTGGTGCTGTGCACGCTGGTCGGTGAGGGCGCGGCCGCCGACTGGAGCGCGGTCTACCTGCGGGACAACCTGCTTTCCACGCCCGGCTTCGCGGCGTACGGCTATGCCGCCTTCGCGATCATGATGACGGCGGGCCGGGTCTTCGGCGACCGGCTCGTGATGGCGCTCGGCCCGGTCATGCTGGTGCGGGCAGGCAGCGTCGTGGCGGCCGCCGGTCTCGGCGCGGCCCTGCTGGTGCACCGCCCGGTCGCGGGCGTGATCGGTTTCGGCCTGCTCGGGCTGGGCCTGTCCGGCATCGCCCCGCAGATCTTCTCGGCCGTGGGGAGCCGGGACCCGCGACGCTCCGGCCGTGACCTGTCGACGGTGGTGAGCATCGGCTACCTCGGCTTCCTGCTCGGCCCGCTGCTCATCGGCGCCGCGGCCACCGTGGTTTCGCTGCCCACGGCGCTGTGGATCCCGGTCGTCCTGACCCTCGTGGTCGCGGCCGCAGCCGGGGTGCTGCGCCCGGCGACGCCCGATGCCGATCCGGCCGCTGCGAGCAGCACCGGGGGCCGATCCCCGCGGTAG
- a CDS encoding thiamine pyrophosphate-binding protein, producing the protein MPQDSSIDVPIAGNGGAPSDAVARIAGRFRRPGGEPDALRCGQLLAGGLEAAERRLRTGPDGDVPAATARAVIREIAGWNAVLTGAEAVAVLLADAGVSDVFVYAGTSELALCDAVDRAAGIRVINGRGDKESAFMAAGASLLEPGVGAAILHGARGFTNAAGGVADARRNEAGTVYVVGLPTTGSTRFLPPHGEAHLSEGMSAFADWLWEAPKVPADAPDRWRAAHRFVAQIRHALASVAQAPHRPAVVGVPQDVAEERWIDVAALAVAPPPARAAAAADDAAAEAALRALREAERPVFLVDDYALRHDGVRPALDRLSQAVGAAVLQVRYRRGPMLFERLRADEVRNFAGWLNQFSAEHRDLLNGCDLLVTVEDRNMYERVVGRLPHCPKIAVNTDPEKVLKNEYLGDGDTLLVGDPATTLNRLAGRLAASGRPPWFDARVRDAARVTPEPAGAEVESARGSVVGALAAVLRSWRNPVLVDDSQMFGGLISEHYDDLPAGLRVFGGHGGFVGGGLSIATGMAIARPDVRVMCTLGDQAFTNSFQGLVAALQERARVLFVVCNNGRSVSLTKQATASYEQRPRTYLDNVNGLRYHAVAQVLGVPAARVEVPIGGDPAEVRNGLARFEAALRQAAVVDGPSLVELVLPADPEVWRGIWLTQGFEQAPAVAA; encoded by the coding sequence ATGCCTCAGGACAGCTCGATCGACGTGCCGATCGCCGGGAACGGCGGCGCCCCGTCCGACGCGGTCGCCCGGATCGCCGGCCGGTTCCGCCGGCCCGGCGGCGAGCCCGACGCGCTGCGGTGCGGCCAGCTGCTCGCCGGCGGTCTCGAGGCCGCCGAACGCAGGCTGCGGACCGGCCCCGACGGTGACGTGCCGGCCGCCACGGCCCGAGCCGTGATCCGCGAGATCGCCGGCTGGAACGCCGTGCTCACCGGCGCCGAGGCGGTGGCCGTGCTGCTCGCGGACGCGGGTGTCAGCGACGTCTTCGTCTATGCCGGAACCTCGGAGCTCGCCCTCTGCGACGCGGTCGACCGGGCCGCCGGCATCCGCGTGATCAACGGACGAGGGGACAAGGAGTCCGCCTTCATGGCGGCCGGCGCCTCCCTGCTCGAACCCGGCGTGGGAGCGGCGATCCTGCACGGCGCACGCGGTTTCACCAACGCGGCCGGCGGTGTCGCGGACGCGCGCCGCAACGAGGCCGGAACCGTGTACGTCGTCGGGCTGCCCACGACCGGCTCGACCCGATTCCTGCCGCCGCACGGCGAGGCGCACCTGTCGGAGGGCATGAGCGCCTTCGCCGACTGGCTCTGGGAGGCGCCCAAGGTGCCCGCCGACGCGCCGGACCGGTGGCGGGCGGCGCACCGTTTCGTCGCGCAGATCCGCCACGCCCTCGCCTCCGTGGCGCAGGCGCCGCACCGCCCGGCCGTCGTCGGTGTTCCGCAGGACGTGGCCGAGGAGCGGTGGATCGACGTCGCCGCGCTCGCCGTCGCGCCACCACCCGCGCGCGCCGCCGCCGCGGCCGACGACGCGGCGGCCGAGGCGGCTCTGCGGGCGCTGCGGGAGGCCGAACGGCCGGTGTTCCTGGTCGACGACTACGCCCTGCGCCACGACGGCGTCCGGCCCGCGCTCGACCGGCTCAGCCAGGCGGTCGGTGCCGCTGTCCTGCAGGTCCGCTACCGCCGGGGACCGATGCTCTTCGAACGGCTGCGCGCCGACGAGGTACGCAACTTCGCCGGTTGGCTCAACCAGTTCAGCGCCGAGCACCGGGATCTGCTCAACGGCTGCGACCTGCTGGTCACCGTCGAGGACCGCAACATGTACGAGCGGGTGGTCGGCCGCCTTCCGCACTGCCCCAAGATCGCCGTGAACACCGACCCGGAGAAGGTCCTCAAGAACGAGTATCTCGGCGACGGCGACACCCTGCTGGTCGGCGACCCGGCCACTACGCTGAACCGGTTGGCGGGACGGTTGGCGGCGTCCGGCCGGCCGCCCTGGTTCGACGCGCGCGTCCGGGACGCCGCCCGGGTCACCCCGGAACCGGCCGGGGCCGAGGTCGAAAGCGCGCGGGGCTCGGTCGTCGGCGCGCTGGCGGCGGTGCTGCGGTCGTGGCGGAACCCGGTGCTGGTCGACGACAGTCAGATGTTCGGCGGGCTGATCTCGGAGCACTACGACGACCTGCCGGCGGGGCTGCGGGTGTTCGGCGGGCACGGCGGCTTCGTCGGCGGCGGCCTGTCCATCGCGACCGGCATGGCGATCGCCCGGCCCGACGTACGGGTGATGTGCACCCTGGGCGACCAGGCGTTCACCAACTCGTTCCAGGGGCTCGTGGCCGCCCTTCAGGAACGTGCCCGGGTGCTGTTCGTGGTCTGCAACAACGGCCGGTCGGTCTCGCTGACCAAGCAGGCCACCGCGTCGTACGAGCAACGCCCGCGCACCTACCTGGACAACGTCAACGGGCTCCGGTACCACGCCGTCGCGCAGGTTCTCGGGGTGCCGGCGGCGCGGGTGGAGGTGCCGATCGGCGGCGACCCGGCGGAGGTGCGGAACGGGCTGGCCCGTTTCGAGGCGGCGCTGCGGCAGGCGGCCGTGGTGGACGGGCCGAGCCTGGTCGAGCTGGTCCTGCCCGCCGACCCCGAGGTGTGGCGCGGCATCTGGCTCACCCAGGGCTTCGAGCAGGCCCCGGCCGTTGCCGCGTGA